One window from the genome of Spirosoma rhododendri encodes:
- a CDS encoding sll0787 family AIR synthase-like protein gives MSDLHQLIESLLAIPSVRDKVLIERTYEPLGDSVSTGLSAGEQVRLGDDCAAIPDGMGGYTLFASEGIIPAFLNRDPWFAGYSAVMVNISDVCAMGGLPVALTNVIWTPDQPGSRAVWEGMLAACRAYDVPMVGGHTCYGSDGLHLAVSIIGKAHRLLTSFDARPGEQLLIAVDMNGAFYGDYPFWNASTTASPNDLQRTLRLPHQIAQMGWSSAAKDISMGGIIGTLAMLTRTSGVGATLNLDALPIPPGVSLLKWLTSFPSYGYLLSVPDQYLQPTLDLFASNGITAATVGGITDEAGIQLAYNQQLVSFPLDEIMPAQSY, from the coding sequence ATGTCCGACCTGCACCAACTGATCGAATCCCTGCTGGCCATACCATCCGTTCGGGATAAGGTGTTGATCGAACGCACGTATGAACCGTTGGGCGACAGCGTGTCGACGGGGCTGTCGGCGGGTGAGCAGGTACGCCTGGGCGACGACTGCGCGGCCATTCCCGACGGGATGGGCGGCTACACGCTCTTCGCATCGGAAGGAATCATTCCGGCTTTTCTGAACCGCGACCCGTGGTTTGCGGGCTACTCGGCCGTGATGGTGAACATCAGCGATGTCTGCGCGATGGGTGGCCTGCCGGTTGCACTGACCAACGTGATCTGGACGCCCGATCAGCCCGGCAGTCGGGCGGTGTGGGAGGGGATGCTGGCGGCCTGCCGCGCCTACGACGTGCCGATGGTGGGCGGGCACACCTGCTACGGTAGCGATGGCCTGCACCTTGCCGTGTCGATCATCGGCAAGGCCCACCGCCTGCTGACGAGCTTCGACGCCCGACCCGGTGAGCAGTTGCTGATCGCTGTCGACATGAACGGGGCCTTCTATGGCGACTATCCGTTCTGGAACGCCAGCACGACGGCATCGCCCAATGATTTGCAACGAACCCTGCGCCTGCCCCACCAGATCGCTCAGATGGGCTGGTCGTCGGCGGCCAAAGACATCAGCATGGGCGGTATCATCGGTACGCTGGCGATGCTGACCCGAACCTCCGGGGTGGGGGCCACGCTGAACCTCGACGCGCTGCCCATTCCACCCGGCGTGTCGCTGCTGAAATGGCTGACCAGCTTTCCCAGCTACGGCTACCTGCTGTCGGTGCCCGACCAGTACCTACAGCCGACACTGGACTTGTTCGCCAGCAACGGCATTACGGCGGCCACTGTCGGCGGAATTACGGACGAAGCGGGTATTCAACTGGCTTACAACCAGCAGCTTGTTTCGTTTCCGTTGGATGAAATTATGCCCGCTCAATCGTATTGA
- a CDS encoding MSMEG_0567/Sll0786 family nitrogen starvation N-acetyltransferase: MLIETPPPFRNDDLLFDFARQPWQLRQYTDLRRRIFCTEQRIFSTTDRDEIDRNALPIVAVSNCMGMPDRVVGVVRIDEREPGLWFGSRLGVADTYRQKARFTIQGLFDADNAPDLFKTSVGAALIFKAVSTATALGCRRFLANVQMQNVSFFERMQWTTLHTVELHGMTHARMEASLRYYPPSQVSLAQLKQG, encoded by the coding sequence ATGCTGATCGAAACGCCACCGCCCTTCCGAAACGACGATCTGCTGTTCGATTTTGCCCGGCAACCGTGGCAGCTTCGGCAGTATACCGACCTTCGCCGACGGATTTTCTGCACCGAACAACGCATTTTTTCGACCACCGACCGCGACGAAATCGACCGGAACGCCCTACCCATCGTGGCCGTCTCGAACTGCATGGGTATGCCCGACCGGGTGGTGGGTGTCGTGCGGATCGACGAGCGCGAACCGGGGCTTTGGTTTGGCTCACGGCTGGGCGTGGCGGATACGTACCGGCAGAAAGCCCGGTTTACCATTCAGGGGCTGTTCGATGCCGACAACGCACCCGATCTGTTTAAAACGTCGGTTGGGGCCGCGCTGATTTTTAAGGCCGTATCGACGGCAACAGCACTCGGATGCCGCCGGTTTCTGGCGAACGTACAGATGCAGAATGTCAGCTTTTTCGAACGTATGCAGTGGACCACGCTGCACACCGTCGAGCTTCACGGCATGACCCATGCCCGGATGGAAGCCAGCCTGCGGTACTATCCACCGTCGCAGGTTTCACTGGCGCAACTGAAGCAGGGGTAG
- a CDS encoding Nit6803 family nitrilase, whose protein sequence is MATKKVIKAAAAQIKPVLGDGIGTIEKVCDTIRMAAAQGTDIIVFPETFVPNYPYFSFITPPVAAGKEHLKLYAESVVVPGPLTDLVASAARECSMVVVLGVNERDGGTLYNTQLVFDTTGELVLKRRKITPTYHERMIWGQGDGSGLHAVDTTIARVGALACWEHYNPLARYALMADGEEIHCGQFPGSMVGQIFADQMEVTIRHHALEAGCFVINACGWLDDEQITSITPDPALQKALRGGCMTAIISPEGVHLCPPITEGEGIAYAELDMALIWKRKRMMDSVGHYARPELLSVNLNQAAHQPVHTHGGRPDVTTPAYALRGTID, encoded by the coding sequence ATGGCTACCAAAAAAGTCATCAAAGCCGCAGCGGCACAGATTAAACCGGTACTGGGCGACGGGATCGGCACCATCGAAAAGGTCTGCGATACGATCCGGATGGCGGCAGCGCAGGGCACCGACATCATCGTGTTTCCCGAAACGTTCGTGCCCAACTACCCGTATTTTTCGTTCATCACCCCGCCCGTTGCGGCTGGCAAGGAGCACCTGAAACTCTACGCCGAATCGGTCGTGGTGCCGGGTCCGCTGACCGATCTGGTCGCGAGTGCGGCCCGCGAGTGCTCGATGGTGGTGGTGCTGGGGGTCAACGAACGCGACGGCGGTACGCTCTACAACACCCAGCTCGTATTCGATACGACGGGGGAACTGGTGCTGAAACGACGGAAGATCACGCCCACCTACCACGAGCGGATGATCTGGGGGCAGGGCGACGGCAGCGGCTTGCACGCCGTCGACACGACGATTGCGCGCGTGGGGGCGCTGGCCTGCTGGGAGCACTACAACCCGCTGGCCCGCTACGCGCTCATGGCCGATGGCGAAGAAATTCACTGTGGGCAGTTTCCGGGGTCGATGGTCGGGCAGATTTTCGCCGATCAGATGGAAGTCACGATCCGGCACCACGCGCTGGAAGCTGGCTGCTTCGTGATCAACGCCTGTGGCTGGCTCGACGACGAACAGATTACGTCGATCACGCCCGACCCGGCCCTGCAAAAAGCCCTGCGCGGTGGCTGCATGACCGCCATCATTTCGCCGGAAGGGGTTCATCTGTGCCCGCCCATCACCGAAGGCGAAGGTATTGCCTATGCGGAACTGGACATGGCCCTAATCTGGAAACGAAAGCGAATGATGGATTCCGTTGGGCACTACGCCCGGCCCGAATTACTGTCTGTCAACCTGAATCAGGCGGCCCACCAGCCGGTACACACCCACGGCGGTCGGCCTGACGTAACGACACCTGCCTATGCTCTCCGAGGAACTATTGACTGA
- a CDS encoding DUF1800 domain-containing protein: MPSLDPYTQPLTAKTAAHLLRRATFGPTQAEISAFTGLTAADAVNRLISNANYSPSPPIDLDSTQSTAGQPYLGLPFNGDRNFDFGHYLRYWWMRLMTDQTTPPSLLDKLTLFWQNHFVATREVIDDYRFVNRYLLLLRNNALGNFRTLVTEVSKDPGMLVFLNGGQNEVGKPNENYARELQELFTVGAFDADGNKNYTEDDVKAAARVLTGWKYTNFWKAGSTTFDTTFTSTKHDSTNKTFSASYNNTVITGRTGTTAGDAELTDLVAMLLRHPQTPRFICRKLYRWYVNPNVTADIENTVIIPLAQFFASTTNNYAIRPVLEKLLTSQVFFDDTNIGSMIKSPADLAVGSMRLFNQPVPDMNTDYTAFKKYFDFMFWRMRDMQMALIDQPTVFGYDAYYQTGYSRIWINTTTLALRSDYTDAYIWQWLEIKTGYKMGIDVVAWATSLQANFADPTGTPAITCVDVLTAFSKNLFALDLFQSQNDFLIDTIMMQGIPRTSWAFEWNAYRSAPTNTSKRNAVKYRLQNLMRYMLRMAEYQLF; encoded by the coding sequence ATGCCCAGTCTCGATCCCTACACGCAACCGTTAACGGCAAAAACGGCCGCGCATCTGCTGCGCCGGGCCACGTTTGGCCCCACGCAGGCCGAGATTTCGGCCTTTACGGGTCTGACGGCCGCTGACGCGGTGAACCGGCTTATCTCGAACGCGAACTATTCACCCTCGCCCCCCATCGATCTCGACAGCACGCAGTCGACGGCGGGGCAACCGTATCTGGGCTTGCCCTTCAACGGCGACCGTAACTTCGACTTCGGCCACTACCTGCGCTATTGGTGGATGCGGCTGATGACCGATCAGACCACCCCGCCGAGTCTGCTCGATAAACTCACGCTGTTCTGGCAGAATCATTTCGTTGCCACCCGCGAGGTGATCGACGACTACCGATTCGTCAATCGCTATTTGTTGCTATTGCGAAATAATGCGCTCGGTAATTTCCGTACGCTCGTGACGGAGGTGAGTAAAGACCCCGGTATGCTGGTGTTCCTCAATGGGGGACAAAATGAAGTCGGTAAGCCCAACGAAAACTACGCGCGGGAGCTACAGGAGCTGTTTACGGTAGGTGCCTTCGACGCTGACGGCAACAAGAATTACACCGAAGACGACGTGAAAGCGGCTGCGCGGGTGCTGACGGGCTGGAAATACACCAACTTCTGGAAAGCTGGCTCCACCACATTCGACACCACCTTCACCAGCACCAAGCACGATTCGACCAACAAAACCTTCTCGGCCAGCTACAACAACACCGTCATCACAGGCCGGACGGGCACGACGGCGGGCGACGCCGAACTGACCGATCTGGTGGCGATGCTGCTGCGCCATCCGCAGACCCCCCGCTTCATCTGCCGCAAACTCTACCGCTGGTACGTCAACCCGAACGTCACGGCCGACATCGAAAATACGGTCATCATCCCCCTGGCGCAGTTCTTTGCCAGCACTACCAACAACTACGCTATCCGGCCGGTGCTCGAAAAGCTGCTGACGAGTCAGGTATTTTTTGACGATACCAACATCGGCTCGATGATAAAATCACCCGCCGATCTGGCTGTTGGGTCGATGCGGCTGTTCAATCAGCCCGTTCCCGACATGAACACCGACTACACGGCGTTCAAAAAATACTTCGATTTCATGTTCTGGCGGATGCGCGATATGCAAATGGCGCTGATCGACCAGCCGACTGTTTTCGGCTACGACGCGTACTACCAGACGGGCTATTCGCGCATCTGGATCAACACCACGACGCTGGCCCTCCGCAGCGACTACACCGATGCGTACATCTGGCAGTGGCTGGAAATAAAAACGGGCTACAAAATGGGGATCGACGTAGTGGCGTGGGCTACCAGCCTTCAAGCCAACTTCGCCGACCCAACCGGAACTCCCGCCATCACCTGCGTCGACGTACTGACGGCCTTCTCGAAGAATCTGTTTGCGCTCGACCTGTTTCAAAGCCAGAACGATTTCCTGATCGACACCATCATGATGCAGGGAATCCCCCGCACTTCCTGGGCCTTTGAGTGGAATGCCTACCGTAGTGCACCCACCAACACCAGCAAACGCAACGCGGTAAAATACCGCCTGCAAAACCTCATGCGCTACATGCTCCGCATGGCCGAGTATCAACTGTTTTAA
- a CDS encoding MSMEG_0570 family nitrogen starvation response protein codes for MPETYVHIQWPDGRDETIYSPSSVIRTYFEPGTELNLPDFEQRCATALQHASRRVRETYGYECTAAMAEKHRMAAAIQAIRRTHPGPDESTVRILTIH; via the coding sequence ATGCCGGAAACATACGTACATATTCAGTGGCCCGACGGTCGCGACGAAACGATTTACTCACCATCGAGCGTGATCCGAACGTATTTTGAGCCCGGTACGGAGCTGAATCTGCCCGATTTTGAGCAGCGGTGCGCTACCGCCCTGCAACACGCCAGTCGGCGGGTTCGGGAAACCTATGGCTACGAATGCACGGCGGCAATGGCCGAAAAACACCGGATGGCGGCTGCGATTCAGGCCATTCGCCGGACCCATCCCGGCCCCGACGAATCGACCGTTCGTATCCTGACTATCCATTAG
- a CDS encoding methylenetetrahydrofolate reductase, which yields MNAQVTKKKTFAELLASDKFIVSAELTPPRHHDLTGFMNAAAIVSEYVDVVQINDHLLSRARLSNMVAGLHCKMAGMEPILQFTLRHRNRIALQGDLLGFANLGLNNIIILGGYPCAIGTDPTAVDATDLGSVEAIERITALTERGEMFNGDIIKPAPSFTVGTIDFPCSPDKMDESFARLEQKIAAGAKFIQVQAIFELGPMAQWMQEVVRRGLHKKARFIGAIFPFSGAERLHVLKEIPGLSIPDHLLHRIESHNSERESLAITLELIDGIRSMEGITGLHIRSIGAEDWVPRIITAAGLGEQLVY from the coding sequence ATGAATGCGCAAGTGACAAAAAAGAAGACGTTTGCCGAGCTGCTGGCTTCTGATAAATTCATTGTGTCGGCCGAACTGACGCCCCCGCGCCACCACGACCTGACGGGGTTTATGAACGCAGCGGCTATCGTGAGCGAATACGTCGACGTGGTGCAGATCAACGACCACCTGCTGTCGCGGGCGCGGCTCAGCAACATGGTGGCCGGGCTGCACTGTAAAATGGCGGGGATGGAGCCGATTCTGCAATTTACCCTCCGCCATCGGAACCGCATTGCCTTGCAGGGCGACCTGCTCGGCTTCGCCAATCTGGGATTGAACAACATCATCATTCTGGGCGGCTACCCCTGCGCCATCGGCACCGACCCAACCGCCGTCGACGCGACTGATCTGGGTAGTGTCGAAGCTATCGAGCGCATTACGGCCCTGACCGAACGGGGCGAGATGTTCAACGGCGACATCATCAAACCGGCCCCCAGCTTTACCGTTGGCACCATCGACTTTCCCTGCTCGCCCGATAAAATGGACGAAAGTTTTGCCCGGCTCGAACAGAAAATTGCCGCCGGGGCTAAGTTCATTCAGGTGCAGGCGATCTTTGAACTGGGGCCGATGGCCCAGTGGATGCAGGAAGTTGTCCGGCGGGGGCTGCACAAAAAAGCGCGGTTTATCGGCGCAATTTTCCCGTTTAGCGGGGCCGAGCGGCTGCACGTGCTGAAAGAAATTCCGGGGCTGAGCATTCCCGACCACCTGCTGCACCGCATCGAAAGCCACAACAGCGAACGCGAGAGTCTGGCTATCACCCTTGAACTGATCGACGGTATCCGGTCGATGGAGGGCATCACCGGGCTACATATCCGTTCCATCGGTGCGGAAGATTGGGTGCCCCGCATCATCACAGCCGCTGGCCTGGGCGAGCAACTGGTGTACTGA
- a CDS encoding MSMEG_0568 family radical SAM protein yields MLSEELLTELQTMGLRLDDLVAGTTPARRGGAGPTDHKAVRIAGTTLMVPVYNQSSGSSPYHAGAPNVLGVADLLRNGEKLGLISFPRQPNFYSHTTTDGVPFWKIAQLHSHNVLATTLLQNCIRYGDSSTSCQFCAIGESLKYGTTIAYKKPLQLAEVTRVAVEQDGIEQLVITTGTPATKDRGAKILRDTVAVLREQGITIPIQVQCEPPDDFSWFAKLRDAGVDTLGMHLEAAGQAVREQIMPGKAEVPLDYYMDAFRAAVAVFGRAQVSTYLLAGLGDSVDALVDLSRELITIGVYPFVVPFVPVRNTPLQNHPSPSPVFMKAVLGPVGQMLAEAGMTADTIKAGCGKCGACSTLKSFEKLNAAAVC; encoded by the coding sequence ATGCTCTCCGAGGAACTATTGACTGAATTGCAGACGATGGGGCTGCGGCTCGACGACTTGGTAGCTGGCACGACACCCGCCCGCCGGGGTGGTGCCGGACCAACGGACCACAAAGCCGTGCGGATTGCCGGTACGACGCTGATGGTGCCGGTCTACAATCAGTCGTCGGGATCGTCGCCCTACCACGCGGGTGCCCCCAACGTGCTGGGCGTGGCCGATCTGCTGCGGAACGGCGAAAAGCTGGGGCTTATCAGCTTTCCGCGCCAGCCCAACTTTTACAGCCATACGACCACCGACGGGGTACCGTTCTGGAAAATAGCCCAGCTTCACAGTCACAACGTACTGGCAACGACGCTGTTGCAAAATTGTATCCGGTACGGCGACAGCAGCACGTCGTGTCAGTTCTGCGCTATCGGCGAGTCGCTGAAGTACGGAACGACCATCGCCTACAAGAAACCGCTGCAACTGGCTGAAGTGACACGCGTGGCCGTCGAGCAGGACGGGATCGAGCAGCTGGTGATCACGACCGGCACTCCCGCTACCAAAGACCGGGGGGCGAAAATCCTGCGCGACACGGTGGCCGTGCTGCGCGAACAGGGTATCACGATTCCGATTCAGGTGCAGTGCGAACCCCCCGACGACTTTAGCTGGTTCGCCAAACTGCGCGACGCCGGTGTCGACACGCTGGGGATGCACCTCGAAGCGGCCGGGCAGGCGGTGCGGGAGCAGATCATGCCGGGCAAAGCCGAGGTGCCGCTCGATTATTACATGGACGCCTTCCGCGCGGCCGTTGCCGTGTTTGGCCGGGCTCAGGTGTCGACTTATTTGCTGGCGGGTTTGGGCGATAGCGTCGACGCGCTCGTTGACCTTAGCCGCGAGCTGATTACCATTGGTGTGTACCCGTTTGTCGTGCCTTTCGTGCCGGTTCGCAATACGCCCCTGCAAAACCACCCCTCGCCCAGTCCGGTGTTTATGAAGGCGGTGCTGGGTCCGGTCGGGCAGATGCTGGCCGAAGCCGGTATGACCGCCGACACGATCAAGGCGGGTTGCGGCAAGTGCGGTGCCTGCTCGACGCTTAAATCATTCGAGAAACTCAACGCGGCCGCTGTATGCTGA